A single region of the Streptomyces sp. NBC_00236 genome encodes:
- a CDS encoding DUF5682 family protein gives MTTARPSGPLLLGVRHHGPGSARAVRAALDAARPQAVLIEGPPEGDALLPLAADEQMRPPVALLAHAVDDPGRAAFWPLAAFSPEWVAIRWALAHGVPVRFIDLPAAHSLAMADEGERERRPEQVDEPRPEQDAESRPEQVGEPRPVPVDPIRVLAETAGYDDPERWWEDVVEHRVPGPPGAAATDPLAAFAALGEAMTALREVYGDGGHPRDAVREAYMRIQLRAARKEFGGAFAVVCGAWHVPALEARTTQTADRALLKGLPKVKTELTWVPWTHQRLARHSGYGAGIDSPGWYEHLFASPDRPVERWMTKVAGLLRDEDRFVSSAHVIEAVRLADTLAAMRGRPLAGLSETTDAVRAVMCEGSDVPLALVRERLVVGMTLGEVPDTAPAVPLQRDLSRQQRTLRLKPEASERELELDLRKDTDAARSRLLHRLRLLGISWGEPAAGRGSTGTFRESWRLHWEPELYVRVAEAGVWGTTVLSAATARAESDALAATALAEVTALAERCLLAGLTDALPVVMRVLADRAALDADVGHLADALPALARTLRYGDVRATDTAALGEVAAGLAERICVGLPPACTGLDADGAAALRRQVDGVHTAIGLLAGAVPANADGLRARWRSVLHRLTDRDTVAGVIRGRAARLLLDDGHLAQDEAARLMGLALSPGTPPADAAAWIEGFVGGAAGGGMLLVHDERLLALVDSWLTGVPAGTFTDVLPLLRRTFSAYEPGVRRTLGELVRRGPAVGTEPGTGAVPGRESTAPGFGPVLDAARADAVVPVLRLLLGLDAGTRAADTSEEAETSEQHEERLGATG, from the coding sequence ATGACCACCGCGCGCCCGTCGGGGCCGCTGCTGCTCGGGGTGCGGCACCACGGCCCGGGCTCCGCCCGCGCCGTCCGTGCCGCCCTGGACGCGGCCCGTCCTCAGGCGGTGCTCATCGAGGGCCCGCCCGAGGGCGACGCGCTGCTGCCGCTCGCCGCCGACGAGCAGATGCGACCGCCCGTCGCCCTGCTCGCCCACGCGGTGGACGATCCGGGTCGGGCGGCCTTCTGGCCGCTCGCGGCGTTCTCGCCCGAATGGGTCGCCATCCGATGGGCCCTGGCGCACGGTGTCCCGGTCCGCTTCATCGACCTGCCCGCGGCACACTCACTGGCCATGGCGGACGAGGGCGAGCGGGAGCGCCGTCCTGAACAGGTCGACGAGCCCCGCCCCGAACAGGACGCTGAATCCCGTCCCGAACAGGTCGGTGAGCCCCGGCCCGTTCCCGTCGACCCGATCCGGGTGCTGGCCGAGACGGCGGGGTACGACGACCCCGAGCGCTGGTGGGAGGACGTCGTGGAGCACCGCGTCCCCGGCCCGCCGGGCGCCGCGGCCACCGACCCGCTGGCCGCCTTCGCCGCGCTCGGCGAAGCGATGACGGCCCTGCGCGAGGTGTACGGGGACGGCGGACACCCACGGGACGCGGTCCGGGAGGCGTACATGCGCATCCAGCTCCGCGCCGCGCGCAAGGAGTTCGGCGGCGCCTTCGCCGTGGTCTGCGGTGCCTGGCATGTTCCCGCGCTCGAAGCCAGGACGACACAGACCGCCGACCGGGCGCTCCTCAAGGGCCTCCCCAAGGTCAAGACGGAGCTGACCTGGGTGCCCTGGACCCACCAGCGGCTCGCCCGCCACAGCGGATACGGGGCGGGCATCGATTCGCCCGGCTGGTACGAGCACCTCTTCGCCTCCCCGGACCGCCCGGTCGAACGCTGGATGACCAAGGTCGCCGGACTCCTGCGTGACGAGGACCGGTTCGTGTCCTCCGCCCATGTCATCGAGGCGGTCCGCCTCGCCGACACCCTCGCCGCCATGCGGGGCCGGCCGCTCGCCGGACTGAGCGAGACCACCGACGCCGTGCGGGCCGTGATGTGCGAAGGATCCGACGTGCCACTCGCCCTCGTCCGAGAGCGGCTGGTCGTCGGCATGACGCTCGGCGAGGTGCCGGACACCGCCCCCGCCGTGCCCCTGCAGCGCGACCTCAGCCGTCAGCAGCGCACCCTCCGCCTCAAACCCGAAGCCTCCGAAAGGGAGCTGGAGCTCGACCTCCGCAAGGACACGGACGCGGCACGCAGCCGGCTCCTGCACCGGCTGCGCCTCCTCGGCATCAGCTGGGGCGAACCCGCCGCGGGCCGGGGGAGCACCGGCACCTTCCGGGAGAGCTGGCGGCTGCACTGGGAGCCCGAGTTGTACGTACGGGTCGCGGAGGCGGGTGTCTGGGGCACCACCGTGCTCTCCGCCGCCACGGCACGCGCGGAGTCGGACGCCCTGGCGGCCACCGCGCTCGCCGAGGTGACCGCCCTGGCCGAGCGGTGCCTGCTCGCCGGACTGACGGACGCGCTCCCCGTCGTGATGCGGGTCCTCGCCGACCGGGCCGCGCTCGACGCCGATGTCGGCCACCTCGCGGACGCGCTGCCGGCCCTGGCCCGCACCCTGCGCTACGGAGACGTCCGCGCCACGGACACCGCCGCGCTGGGGGAAGTCGCGGCCGGGCTCGCGGAGCGGATCTGCGTCGGACTGCCGCCCGCCTGCACCGGGCTCGACGCGGACGGGGCCGCCGCCCTGCGCCGCCAGGTGGACGGCGTCCACACGGCGATCGGGCTGCTCGCCGGCGCCGTCCCGGCCAACGCGGACGGGCTGCGCGCACGGTGGAGGTCGGTGCTGCACCGGCTCACCGACCGGGACACGGTCGCCGGCGTGATCCGCGGCCGGGCCGCCCGGCTCCTGCTCGACGACGGACACCTCGCACAGGACGAGGCCGCCCGGCTGATGGGCCTCGCCCTGTCGCCCGGCACCCCGCCTGCCGACGCCGCCGCATGGATCGAGGGCTTCGTCGGCGGCGCGGCCGGCGGCGGCATGCTCCTGGTCCACGACGAACGGCTGCTCGCCCTGGTCGACTCCTGGCTCACCGGAGTCCCCGCCGGCACCTTCACCGACGTACTGCCCCTGCTGCGCCGCACCTTCTCGGCGTACGAGCCGGGCGTGCGGCGCACGTTGGGCGAACTCGTCCGGCGCGGCCCGGCCGTCGGCACGGAGCCGGGCACCGGAGCGGTTCCGGGCCGCGAGTCCACGGCGCCCGGATTCGGACCCGTCCTCGACGCGGCACGCGCGGACGCGGTGGTGCCGGTGCTGCGCCTGCTGCTGGGCCTGGACGCCGGAACGAGGGCGGCGGACACATCGGAAGAGGCGGAGACATCCGAACAGCACGAGGAACGGCTGGGGGCGACGGGATGA
- a CDS encoding MarR family winged helix-turn-helix transcriptional regulator has translation MDYGDKLFWLSVLIQRRYAQICVEYDLTPSQATLLCAVRNEPRQMAYLAASLGMTKNALSQLVDRTERRGLVSRASSEQDRRVIMLGVTPAGKVLAEAVFTETVKRLPDVAGNLDADGQRDLERLATAIVDASGVSASTSS, from the coding sequence GTGGACTACGGCGACAAGCTCTTCTGGCTCTCGGTCCTGATCCAGCGCAGGTACGCGCAGATCTGCGTCGAGTACGACCTGACGCCCTCACAAGCCACGCTGCTGTGCGCGGTCAGGAACGAGCCGCGGCAGATGGCGTACCTCGCCGCCTCGCTCGGCATGACCAAGAACGCGCTGAGCCAACTCGTCGACCGCACCGAGCGGCGCGGCCTGGTCAGCCGGGCGAGTTCAGAGCAGGACCGGCGGGTCATCATGCTCGGCGTGACGCCCGCGGGGAAGGTGCTCGCCGAGGCGGTGTTCACCGAGACCGTCAAGCGCCTGCCCGATGTCGCGGGGAACCTCGACGCCGACGGCCAGCGCGACCTCGAACGCCTCGCCACCGCCATCGTGGACGCGTCAGGCGTCTCGGCGTCCACCTCGTCCTGA
- a CDS encoding DUF5691 domain-containing protein — MPTTGSSSDEPAGGPVAPPWEELVTSALLGTDRRPPGAASGTGPDAAAAALLDAAALHTVRRRAGLLPAPAAPRPDPAPADPRPALPEAARSRLAQLLADRAAPGGSGGRRGTAPDLTELIPQWLATANLHGYRAPDAALPPLLDAARARTDLRPQALTFAGPRGLWLAGLNPDWKFALRGASGSALLPEVTDLDAVRRLWEEGLFAERVALLSAVRAHEADAALALLATTWSTERAEDRLMFIDSLRTGLSGADEEFLEQALADRSRNVRATAAELLSALPGSALAHRMAARALSCVSPGLTGTGPSVAVEAPHECDAAMQRDGVVALPPSGRGERSWWLGQLVESSPLSIWPARFGGRGAREIVALPVADGWGEELHAAWCRAAVRQRDAEWARALLGAPSTPPSNGPGTASLAERSKLLAVLPAGERADWVAGFIAAHGLSEAFQLLGVCPTPWAEPLGRSVVDALDIARDAGSYPWSFSGVMGLAERCLNPAEADRLEVLTTTPDEPADASPGANGYWSEAFQRLVSTLRLRAAMDRELLPAR; from the coding sequence GTGCCCACGACCGGTTCATCGTCCGACGAACCCGCCGGGGGGCCGGTGGCGCCGCCGTGGGAGGAGCTCGTCACCTCGGCGTTGCTCGGCACGGACAGGCGTCCGCCCGGAGCGGCCTCCGGCACCGGCCCCGACGCGGCCGCGGCCGCACTGCTGGACGCCGCCGCACTGCACACCGTGCGCCGCCGGGCCGGCCTGCTGCCCGCACCCGCCGCACCCCGGCCTGATCCAGCACCCGCCGACCCACGGCCGGCGCTGCCGGAGGCGGCCCGGAGCCGGCTGGCACAACTGCTCGCGGACCGGGCGGCACCGGGCGGCTCGGGTGGCAGGCGAGGCACGGCGCCCGACCTCACGGAACTGATCCCGCAGTGGCTCGCCACCGCCAACCTGCACGGCTACCGGGCCCCGGACGCCGCGTTGCCGCCCCTGCTGGACGCGGCCCGCGCGCGTACCGATCTGCGGCCCCAGGCCCTGACGTTCGCCGGTCCGCGCGGGCTGTGGCTGGCCGGGCTGAACCCCGACTGGAAGTTCGCGCTGCGGGGCGCGTCCGGCAGCGCGCTGCTGCCCGAGGTGACGGACCTCGATGCGGTGCGCCGCCTGTGGGAGGAAGGCCTGTTCGCCGAACGTGTCGCCCTGCTCTCCGCCGTACGGGCGCATGAAGCGGACGCCGCCCTCGCCCTGCTGGCCACCACCTGGTCCACGGAGCGGGCCGAGGACCGCCTGATGTTCATCGACTCGCTGCGCACCGGGCTGTCCGGGGCCGACGAGGAGTTCCTGGAACAGGCCCTCGCCGACCGCAGCCGCAACGTGCGCGCCACGGCCGCCGAGCTGCTGTCCGCACTGCCCGGATCGGCGCTGGCCCACCGGATGGCGGCCCGGGCCCTGTCCTGCGTGAGCCCGGGACTCACCGGCACCGGGCCGTCCGTGGCCGTGGAGGCCCCCCACGAATGCGATGCGGCGATGCAGCGGGACGGGGTGGTGGCGCTCCCACCGTCCGGGCGGGGCGAACGATCGTGGTGGCTGGGCCAGTTGGTTGAGTCGTCCCCGCTGTCCATCTGGCCGGCACGGTTCGGCGGGCGTGGTGCGCGGGAGATCGTCGCGCTGCCCGTGGCCGACGGCTGGGGCGAGGAACTGCACGCGGCCTGGTGCCGGGCGGCGGTGCGGCAGCGCGACGCGGAGTGGGCGCGGGCGCTGCTCGGCGCCCCCTCCACACCGCCGTCGAACGGGCCCGGCACGGCGTCGCTCGCCGAGCGTTCGAAACTACTGGCCGTTCTCCCCGCCGGCGAACGGGCCGACTGGGTGGCCGGGTTCATCGCGGCCCATGGCCTGTCGGAGGCGTTCCAGCTGCTGGGGGTCTGTCCGACACCGTGGGCGGAGCCGCTGGGACGTTCCGTGGTGGACGCGCTCGACATCGCCCGGGACGCGGGCAGTTACCCCTGGAGCTTCAGCGGGGTGATGGGCCTCGCCGAGCGCTGCCTCAACCCGGCCGAGGCGGACCGGCTGGAGGTCCTCACCACGACGCCCGACGAGCCCGCGGACGCCTCTCCGGGTGCGAACGGCTACTGGTCGGAGGCGTTCCAGCGGCTGGTCTCCACGTTGCGGCTGCGCGCGGCGATGGACAGGGAACTGCTGCCGGCCCGCTGA
- a CDS encoding cobalamin B12-binding domain-containing protein, whose translation MGVTGPIRVVVAKPGLDGHDRGAKVIARALRDAGMEVIYTGLHQTPEQIVDTAIQEDADAIGLSILSGAHNTLFAKVIELLKERDAADIKVFGGGIIPEADIAPLKEQGVAEIFTPGATTVAIVDWVNANVRQPAEA comes from the coding sequence ATGGGTGTGACCGGTCCGATCCGTGTGGTGGTGGCCAAGCCGGGCCTCGACGGCCATGACCGCGGGGCCAAGGTGATCGCGCGGGCGCTGCGCGACGCAGGTATGGAGGTCATCTACACGGGGCTCCACCAGACGCCCGAGCAGATCGTGGACACCGCGATCCAGGAGGACGCCGACGCCATCGGCCTCTCGATCCTCTCCGGCGCGCACAACACGCTCTTCGCGAAGGTGATCGAGCTGCTGAAGGAGCGCGACGCGGCCGACATCAAGGTCTTCGGCGGCGGCATCATCCCGGAGGCGGACATCGCCCCGCTGAAGGAGCAGGGCGTCGCGGAGATCTTCACGCCGGGCGCGACGACGGTCGCGATCGTCGACTGGGTCAACGCGAACGTCCGACAGCCCGCGGAGGCGTAG
- a CDS encoding ATP-binding protein: protein MTVSETTAVTGAEVLRPHAEDAFADELKALAAADDRPRPERWRLSPWAVATYLLGGTLPDGTVITPKYVGPRRLVEVAVTTLATDRALLLLGVPGTAKTWVSEHLAAAVSGDSTLLVQGTAGTPEEAVRYGWNYAQLLAHGPSRDALVPSPLMRAMSEGMTARIEELTRIPADVQDSLITILSEKTLPLPELGQEVQAVRGFNVIATANDRDRGVNELSSALRRRFNTVVLPLPATPEAEVDIVSRRVDQVGRSLDLPPAPDGLAELRRVVTVFRELRDGVTTDGRTKLKSPSGTLSTAEAISVVTNGLALAAHFGDGVLRPGDVAAGILGAVVRDPAADRVVWQEYLETVVRERDGWKDFYRACREVSV from the coding sequence ATGACCGTGTCCGAAACCACCGCAGTCACCGGCGCCGAAGTCCTGCGCCCGCATGCCGAGGACGCCTTCGCCGACGAGCTGAAGGCACTCGCCGCCGCCGACGACCGCCCGCGTCCCGAGCGTTGGCGCCTGTCGCCGTGGGCCGTTGCCACGTACCTGCTCGGCGGCACCCTGCCCGACGGCACGGTGATCACACCCAAGTACGTGGGCCCCCGCCGCCTCGTCGAAGTCGCTGTCACCACACTCGCCACCGACCGCGCGCTGCTGCTCCTCGGGGTGCCCGGCACCGCCAAGACCTGGGTGTCCGAGCACCTCGCGGCCGCCGTCAGCGGTGACTCGACCCTCCTCGTCCAGGGCACGGCGGGCACACCGGAGGAAGCCGTCCGCTACGGATGGAACTACGCACAGCTGCTCGCGCACGGCCCCAGCCGTGACGCGCTGGTGCCCAGCCCGCTGATGCGGGCCATGTCCGAGGGCATGACCGCCCGCATCGAGGAACTCACCCGCATCCCCGCCGATGTGCAGGACTCACTGATCACGATCCTGTCGGAGAAGACCCTGCCGCTGCCGGAGTTGGGCCAGGAGGTCCAGGCCGTCCGCGGATTCAACGTCATCGCCACGGCCAACGACCGCGACCGCGGGGTCAACGAGCTGTCCAGCGCGCTGCGCCGCCGCTTCAACACCGTGGTGCTGCCGCTGCCCGCCACTCCCGAGGCGGAGGTCGACATCGTCTCGCGCCGCGTCGACCAGGTCGGACGCTCGCTCGACCTGCCGCCCGCGCCCGACGGCCTCGCGGAGCTCCGCCGCGTGGTCACGGTCTTCCGCGAACTGCGCGACGGGGTCACGACCGACGGCCGGACCAAGCTCAAGTCGCCCTCGGGGACGCTGTCCACGGCCGAGGCCATCTCCGTCGTCACGAACGGACTGGCCCTCGCGGCCCACTTCGGTGACGGTGTGCTGCGGCCGGGGGACGTCGCCGCCGGCATCCTCGGCGCGGTCGTCCGCGATCCGGCGGCCGACCGTGTGGTCTGGCAGGAGTACCTGGAGACCGTGGTCCGCGAGCGGGACGGCTGGAAGGACTTCTACCGCGCCTGCCGTGAGGTCTCCGTATGA
- a CDS encoding vWA domain-containing protein has product MVLGADSAESTGCALTGRDAAMDSALTALYEGGGRPGGRGGSGRSAGLGASAPSVARWLGDIRTYFPTSVVQVMQRDAIDRLGLSALLLEPEMLEAVEADVHLVGTLLSLNKAMPETTKETARAVVRKVVEKLEKQLSTRTRATLTGALDRSAKVTRPRHHDIDWDRTIRANLKNYLTLPGEDGAGTIVPERLIGYGRAAQSVKKDVILCIDQSGSMAASVVYASVFGAVLASMRALQTRLVVFDTAVVDLTDQLDDPVDVLFGTQLGGGTDINRALAYCQSRITRPADTVVVLISDLYEGGIRNEMLKRVAAMKASGVQFVTLLALSDEGAPAYDRDHAAALSALGAPAFACTPDLFPDVMAAAIEKRPLPIPDMETHR; this is encoded by the coding sequence ATGGTCCTGGGCGCGGACAGCGCCGAGAGCACCGGCTGCGCCCTCACCGGCCGCGACGCCGCGATGGACAGCGCGCTGACCGCGCTCTACGAGGGCGGCGGCAGACCCGGCGGCCGGGGCGGCAGCGGCCGGTCGGCCGGACTCGGCGCCTCCGCCCCGTCCGTGGCCCGCTGGCTCGGCGACATCCGTACGTACTTCCCCACGTCCGTCGTCCAGGTCATGCAGCGTGACGCCATCGACCGCCTCGGCCTGTCCGCGCTCCTGCTCGAACCGGAGATGCTGGAGGCTGTCGAGGCGGACGTCCATCTCGTCGGCACCCTGCTCTCGCTCAACAAGGCCATGCCCGAGACGACGAAGGAGACGGCGAGGGCCGTCGTGCGCAAGGTCGTCGAGAAGCTGGAGAAGCAGCTCTCCACCCGGACCCGGGCCACGCTGACCGGCGCACTGGACCGTTCCGCGAAGGTCACGCGCCCCCGGCACCACGACATCGACTGGGACCGCACCATCCGGGCCAACCTCAAGAACTACCTCACCCTCCCCGGCGAGGACGGGGCCGGCACGATCGTCCCCGAACGCCTCATCGGCTACGGGCGGGCCGCACAGTCCGTGAAGAAGGACGTCATCCTCTGTATCGACCAGTCGGGTTCGATGGCGGCGTCCGTCGTGTACGCGTCGGTCTTCGGCGCCGTCCTCGCCTCCATGCGCGCGCTGCAGACCAGACTCGTCGTCTTCGACACGGCGGTCGTCGACCTCACCGACCAGCTCGACGACCCCGTCGACGTGCTCTTCGGCACCCAGCTCGGGGGCGGCACGGACATCAACCGGGCGCTCGCGTACTGTCAGTCCAGGATCACCCGCCCCGCCGACACCGTCGTCGTGCTCATCAGCGACCTCTACGAGGGCGGCATCCGCAACGAGATGCTGAAGCGGGTCGCCGCGATGAAGGCGTCCGGAGTGCAGTTCGTGACCCTGCTCGCCCTTTCCGACGAGGGCGCGCCCGCCTACGACCGTGACCACGCGGCGGCCCTCTCCGCCCTCGGTGCTCCTGCCTTCGCCTGTACGCCGGACCTCTTTCCGGACGTGATGGCGGCCGCGATCGAGAAGCGGCCCCTGCCCATACCGGACATGGAGACCCATCGGTAA
- a CDS encoding esterase/lipase family protein, producing MPPVRLPSTRLSAALLRATALELVVLAGHALLYPTGITGERHPTAGTATATGTGTATGTGTATGTGTGKATGTATGTAGHPGPARASAPVSTPAPAPASTPAPPLASAPAGTTALPTAHPDRPPVVLLHGFIDNRSVFVLLRRSLARHGWHHLESLNYSPLTCDIRTAAELLGRHVEEICARTGHREVDIVGHSLGGLIARYYVQRLGGDRRIRTLVTLGTPHGGTAVAPLAGAHPIVRQMRSGSGPIEELRLPAPGCRTRFVSFWSELDQVIVPVEAACIDHPDLDVVNVRVTGVGHLALPVHPAVAAGIRRALDAHASAQGPAGAASVA from the coding sequence CTGCCGCCCGTCCGGCTGCCGTCCACCCGGCTGTCCGCGGCCCTGCTGAGGGCGACGGCGCTCGAACTCGTGGTCCTGGCGGGGCACGCCCTCCTGTATCCCACCGGCATCACCGGCGAGCGGCACCCCACGGCCGGAACGGCGACGGCGACGGGAACGGGAACAGCGACAGGGACGGGAACAGCGACGGGGACGGGGACGGGGAAGGCAACCGGAACAGCGACCGGAACGGCAGGCCACCCCGGCCCTGCCCGCGCATCCGCCCCCGTTTCCACTCCCGCTCCCGCTCCCGCTTCCACTCCCGCGCCCCCGCTCGCGTCCGCTCCCGCAGGGACCACCGCGCTGCCCACCGCGCACCCCGACCGGCCGCCCGTCGTGCTCCTGCACGGCTTCATCGACAACCGTTCCGTCTTCGTCCTGCTGCGCCGCTCGCTGGCCCGGCACGGCTGGCACCACCTGGAGTCGCTCAACTACTCCCCGCTGACCTGCGACATCCGTACGGCCGCCGAACTGCTCGGCCGGCACGTCGAGGAGATCTGCGCCCGCACCGGCCACCGCGAGGTCGACATCGTCGGCCACAGCCTGGGCGGCCTGATAGCGCGCTACTACGTCCAGCGGCTGGGCGGTGACCGGCGGATCCGCACCCTCGTCACCCTCGGCACACCGCACGGCGGCACCGCCGTCGCCCCGCTGGCCGGCGCCCACCCCATCGTGCGCCAGATGCGCAGCGGCTCGGGGCCGATCGAGGAGCTGCGGCTCCCCGCGCCCGGCTGCCGCACCCGGTTCGTCAGCTTCTGGAGCGAGCTGGACCAGGTGATCGTCCCCGTCGAGGCGGCCTGCATCGACCACCCGGACCTGGACGTGGTCAACGTGCGCGTCACCGGCGTAGGCCATCTCGCCCTGCCCGTGCACCCCGCCGTGGCGGCCGGCATCCGGCGGGCGCTCGACGCCCACGCGTCCGCCCAGGGGCCCGCGGGCGCCGCCTCCGTGGCCTGA
- a CDS encoding SWIM zinc finger family protein, whose protein sequence is MLLTDGGEPLGAAAPAARWTVEQVLALAPDDASRKAGNKLGSAGPWSDTGGDGSGAVWGLCRGSGSKPYRTVVDTTGPAYKCSCPSRKFPCKHALGLLLLLASGGPAAPAGDPPGWADEWLTGRRDRVRAKEEAPGGGPADPEAARRRAERRAERIGGGAQELEQRLTDLLRGGLAAAEQAGYGLWEETAARMVDAQAPGLAGRVRELGAIPASGPGWPVRLLEECALLHLLDTAWLGIDRLPQPLAATVRTRVGLTAAAEGPPVRDHWLVLAQYDTPEGKIVTRRIWLYGRESGRIALLLSFGAAGRSPALALPVGVTLDAGVTHFPGSGQLRAELGEQFGPPVPTGPPPPGVPVGEAIAAYGRALGDDPWLESWPVTLRDVIPVPSADGWQLVDAEGDDALPVAAAALSRPALWKLVALSGGGPVTVFGECGHHGFDPLAAWSPGGEGRREGGGGAGGASAEPSSRDRPDAVATAAAAAAAAAAETVPLI, encoded by the coding sequence ATGCTGCTGACTGACGGGGGAGAACCCTTGGGCGCCGCTGCTCCGGCGGCGCGCTGGACGGTGGAGCAGGTCCTGGCCCTGGCTCCTGACGACGCTTCGCGCAAGGCGGGGAACAAGCTGGGTTCGGCCGGTCCGTGGTCGGACACCGGAGGGGATGGTTCGGGCGCGGTGTGGGGGCTGTGCCGGGGCAGCGGGAGCAAGCCCTACCGCACAGTGGTCGACACCACGGGCCCGGCGTACAAGTGCAGTTGCCCCAGCCGCAAGTTCCCGTGCAAGCACGCGCTGGGCCTGCTGCTGCTCCTCGCATCCGGCGGACCGGCGGCGCCCGCCGGCGATCCGCCCGGCTGGGCGGACGAATGGCTGACGGGCCGTCGTGACCGCGTCCGGGCCAAGGAAGAGGCTCCGGGCGGCGGCCCGGCCGACCCGGAGGCTGCCCGGCGCCGCGCCGAGCGCAGGGCGGAGCGGATCGGTGGCGGGGCGCAGGAGCTGGAGCAGCGCCTGACCGACCTGTTGCGCGGCGGGCTGGCCGCGGCCGAGCAGGCGGGGTACGGGCTGTGGGAGGAGACGGCCGCCCGTATGGTCGACGCACAGGCGCCCGGTCTGGCGGGCCGGGTCCGGGAGCTGGGCGCGATCCCGGCCTCCGGCCCCGGCTGGCCGGTGCGGCTGCTGGAGGAGTGCGCGCTGCTCCATCTGCTGGACACGGCATGGCTGGGCATCGACCGGCTTCCGCAGCCGCTGGCGGCGACGGTCCGTACCCGCGTGGGTCTGACGGCCGCCGCGGAGGGGCCGCCGGTCCGCGACCACTGGCTGGTCCTCGCGCAGTACGACACACCCGAGGGCAAGATCGTCACGCGGCGCATCTGGCTGTACGGCCGGGAATCGGGCCGAATCGCGCTGCTGCTGTCCTTCGGGGCCGCCGGCCGCTCCCCCGCGCTGGCCCTGCCGGTGGGCGTCACGCTCGACGCCGGGGTCACGCACTTTCCGGGGTCCGGACAGCTACGGGCGGAGCTGGGTGAGCAGTTCGGCCCTCCCGTGCCGACCGGGCCACCGCCCCCGGGCGTCCCGGTGGGCGAGGCGATCGCCGCGTACGGCAGGGCGCTGGGCGACGACCCGTGGCTGGAGAGCTGGCCGGTGACGCTGCGCGACGTCATACCCGTGCCGTCCGCGGACGGCTGGCAACTCGTGGACGCGGAGGGCGATGACGCCCTGCCCGTCGCGGCTGCCGCGCTGTCCCGTCCGGCGTTGTGGAAACTCGTCGCGCTCTCCGGCGGTGGCCCGGTCACCGTCTTCGGGGAGTGCGGCCACCACGGCTTCGACCCGCTCGCGGCGTGGTCCCCCGGAGGCGAGGGCCGACGCGAGGGTGGTGGCGGTGCCGGTGGCGCGTCGGCGGAGCCGTCGTCGCGTGACCGGCCCGACGCCGTCGCAACCGCCGCCGCCGCCGCCGCCGCCGCCGCCGCCGAGACCGTACCGCTCATCTGA
- a CDS encoding NmrA/HSCARG family protein, with protein MVTRENGAIAVFGATGQQGGAVVDALLARGARVRALVRTPESDRAQALAAQGVELSTVRIDDPASTVAALEAVDAFYFMTPEANSLEEVEEEVRVGTALVDAAAAARVPHVVFNSVFGADRETGVPHHDSKHRIEKHLKLSGLRATMVRPTAFMENFATVMAPSLEDGVIVLRLPLPDDIALKMISIRDIGQVAAAILLDTADVPGGAIDVIGDEPTGPQIAAAFGERAGLPSRYEALPLSVLGNDLDKAMFRQFAEGSAYPSDLAAVRAIEPTTRDLAEWIRSTGWTAPADRVRS; from the coding sequence ATGGTCACGCGGGAAAACGGCGCGATCGCGGTCTTTGGTGCGACGGGGCAGCAGGGTGGGGCGGTCGTCGACGCGCTCCTGGCCCGAGGAGCGCGGGTGCGGGCCCTCGTCCGCACCCCCGAGTCCGACCGGGCGCAGGCGCTGGCCGCCCAAGGCGTTGAGCTGTCGACTGTCCGGATCGACGACCCGGCGTCAACGGTCGCCGCACTGGAGGCGGTCGATGCGTTCTACTTCATGACCCCGGAGGCGAACAGCCTCGAGGAGGTCGAGGAGGAGGTCCGCGTGGGCACCGCCCTCGTCGACGCGGCGGCCGCGGCGCGCGTGCCGCACGTCGTGTTCAACTCGGTCTTCGGAGCGGATCGCGAAACGGGCGTGCCGCACCACGACTCGAAGCATCGGATCGAGAAGCACCTGAAGCTCTCCGGACTGAGGGCCACGATGGTTCGCCCGACCGCCTTCATGGAGAACTTCGCAACCGTGATGGCGCCGAGCCTGGAGGACGGGGTGATCGTGCTGAGGCTGCCGCTGCCGGACGACATCGCCCTGAAGATGATCTCGATCAGGGACATCGGCCAGGTAGCCGCCGCGATCCTGCTCGACACCGCGGACGTGCCCGGCGGAGCCATCGACGTCATCGGCGACGAGCCGACGGGCCCCCAGATCGCCGCCGCGTTCGGCGAGCGCGCCGGGCTACCGTCCCGCTACGAGGCCCTGCCACTGAGCGTCCTCGGCAACGATCTCGACAAGGCGATGTTCCGCCAGTTCGCCGAGGGGTCCGCATACCCGTCGGACCTCGCAGCGGTGCGGGCGATCGAGCCGACCACCCGGGACCTGGCCGAGTGGATCCGCTCCACCGGCTGGACCGCGCCCGCGGACCGGGTCCGCTCCTGA